A region from the Aphis gossypii isolate Hap1 chromosome 1, ASM2018417v2, whole genome shotgun sequence genome encodes:
- the LOC114123947 gene encoding uncharacterized protein LOC114123947 isoform X1 — protein MTKAQITSPQNRRESCCKGHAVNENNNGYVVGAANNNCRKISAVDMMKKGAGGSLAIVVAPDGGWGWVVVFAAFYCNVVVDGIIYSFSMLMSDMVNTFHEPESKITIVGSLLNGFYLIVGPFVSALLNSVDFRSVTIIGSVISCIAFASAAYVESLYQLMFCYGFIGGIGFSMIYVSAVLIPGFYFDKWRALATGIAVCGSGIGTFVLAPLNAFLVENYGWRVTIMVQAGLALSCAVAGILFRPLKPTIVEVPTINPVVMEPKIPEDEPLLMKNGTDERKMSLDSKHNTAKIGAPTAEEIYNHLSGRQTPEPRPISISCHSLNTHNQYLKDRLSPDLPEKKLSAVSLRRPSVSAHLMDRDDRFFGGSLSRLPQYSSQVSSLNYAMSVTRIPAWNDAEEGDDEEPCSKNNSLRRNMKKYYKSAMHTLTTMLDFSILSSPSFFVLTCSGFLTLLGFFVPFLYLTEKAISMGMDRKIAVWLVSTIGLTNTFGRVICGWISSYESVDAIVLNNASLTFGGLYTILLPFLPYSMVSYYLYASLFGFSMACFASLRSTMIVELTGLELLTNAFGVLLMFQGVAAAVGSPLLGLFKDWTGTYDVSFYLSGIILTASAVICYPLRRIKKWEDNRKLKQPNSV, from the exons ATGACCAAGGCGCAGATCACGTCGCCGCAGAACCGGCGAGAGTCCTGTTGCAAGGGACACGCCGtcaacgaaaacaataatggaTACGTCGTCGGTGCGGCGAACAATAATTGCCGAAAAATATCGGCTGTCGATATG ATGAAAAAAGGAGCCGGAGGATCATTGGCGATTGTAGTCGCTCCTGATGGCGGCTGGGGATGGGTAGTAGTTTTTGCTGCGTTTTACTGTAATGTTGTCGTAGACGGAATAATTTACTCCTTTAGCATGCTCATGAGTGATATGGTGAACACATTCCACGAGCCAGAATCAAAAATCACAATAGTcggatcattgttaaatggattttatttgatcgtcg GTCCATTTGTAAGTGCCCTTCTGAATAGTGTGGATTTTCGATCAGTCACAATAATTGGAAGTGTAATTTCCTGTATTGCGTTCGCTTCTGCCGCTTACGTAGAATCGTTGTACCAACTGATGTTCTGCTATGGCTTCATTGGAG GTATCGGATTTAGTATGATTTATGTATCTGCAGTGTTAATACCAGGATTTTATTTCGATAAGTGGAGAGCACTTGCAACGGGTATAGCCGTATGCGGATCTGGAATAGGAACGTTTGTACTTGCTccattaaatgcatttttggtAGAAAACTATGGTTGGCGAGTTACCATTATGGTCCAAGCAG ggctCGCATTGAGTTGTGCTGTCGCAGGTATACTTTTCCGTCCATTAAAACCGACCATAGTCGAAGTACCGACTATTAATCCGGTTGTGATGGAGCCAAAAATACCCGAAGACGAACCTCTGTTGATGAAAAACGGTACTGACGAGAGAAAGATGTCGTTAGACAGTAAACACAACACCGCCAAAATCGGAGCTCCGACGGCCGAAGAAATTTACAATCACTTGTCGGGTCGCCAAACACCCGAACCTCGGCCCATCAGTATATCGTGTCATTCGCTCAACACCCACAATCAGTACCTGAAGGATAGGTTGTCGCCCGATTTACCGGAAAAGAAATTATCCGCTGTCAGTCTGAGGAGGCCGTCTGTATCGGCGCATTTGATGGACAGGGACGACCGATTTTTCGGTGGAAGTCTGTCCAGACTACCGCAATATTCGTCACAG GTGAGCTCGTTGAACTACGCAATGTCGGTGACGAGAATACCGGCCTGGAACGACGCTGAAGAGGGAGATGACGAAGAACCTTGTTCAAAGAATAATTCGTTACGGAGAAACATGAAAAAGTATTACAAATCGGCTATGCACACACTAACGACGATGTTGGATTTTTCCATTTTGTCCTCTCCGTCCTTCTTCGTGCTGACGTGCAGTGGTTTTTTGACACTGTTGGGATTTTTCGTTCCGTTCTTGTACCTTACCG AAAAAGCCATCAGTATGGGCATGGACAGAAAAATAGCAGTGTGGCTGGTATCTACGATCGGTCTGACAAACACGTTCGGGAGAGTGATTTGTGGTTGGATATCCAGTTACGAATCCGTCGATGCGATCGTGTTGAACAACGCGTCTCTCACGTTTGGAGGCCTCTACACCATCTTGTTACCTTTTCTCCCATACTCGATGGTCTCATACTATTTGTACGCATCGCTGTTCGGATTCTCTATGG ctTGCTTTGCGTCTTTGAGATCAACCATGATAGTCGAACTAACCGGTCTTGAATTACTTACAAATGCTTTCGGTGTCCTGTTGATGTTCCAAGGAGTAGCAGCAGCCGTCGGATCTCCGTTATTGG GGTTATTCAAAGACTGGACTGGAACCTACGACGTGTCGTTTTATTTATCCGGGATAATATTGACTGCATCGGCGGTTATATGCTATCCGCTTAGAAGGATCAAAAAGTGGGAAGATAATCGAAAACTAAAGCAACCCAACAGCGTCTGA
- the LOC114123947 gene encoding uncharacterized protein LOC114123947 isoform X2, with amino-acid sequence MKKGAGGSLAIVVAPDGGWGWVVVFAAFYCNVVVDGIIYSFSMLMSDMVNTFHEPESKITIVGSLLNGFYLIVGPFVSALLNSVDFRSVTIIGSVISCIAFASAAYVESLYQLMFCYGFIGGIGFSMIYVSAVLIPGFYFDKWRALATGIAVCGSGIGTFVLAPLNAFLVENYGWRVTIMVQAGLALSCAVAGILFRPLKPTIVEVPTINPVVMEPKIPEDEPLLMKNGTDERKMSLDSKHNTAKIGAPTAEEIYNHLSGRQTPEPRPISISCHSLNTHNQYLKDRLSPDLPEKKLSAVSLRRPSVSAHLMDRDDRFFGGSLSRLPQYSSQVSSLNYAMSVTRIPAWNDAEEGDDEEPCSKNNSLRRNMKKYYKSAMHTLTTMLDFSILSSPSFFVLTCSGFLTLLGFFVPFLYLTEKAISMGMDRKIAVWLVSTIGLTNTFGRVICGWISSYESVDAIVLNNASLTFGGLYTILLPFLPYSMVSYYLYASLFGFSMACFASLRSTMIVELTGLELLTNAFGVLLMFQGVAAAVGSPLLGLFKDWTGTYDVSFYLSGIILTASAVICYPLRRIKKWEDNRKLKQPNSV; translated from the exons ATGAAAAAAGGAGCCGGAGGATCATTGGCGATTGTAGTCGCTCCTGATGGCGGCTGGGGATGGGTAGTAGTTTTTGCTGCGTTTTACTGTAATGTTGTCGTAGACGGAATAATTTACTCCTTTAGCATGCTCATGAGTGATATGGTGAACACATTCCACGAGCCAGAATCAAAAATCACAATAGTcggatcattgttaaatggattttatttgatcgtcg GTCCATTTGTAAGTGCCCTTCTGAATAGTGTGGATTTTCGATCAGTCACAATAATTGGAAGTGTAATTTCCTGTATTGCGTTCGCTTCTGCCGCTTACGTAGAATCGTTGTACCAACTGATGTTCTGCTATGGCTTCATTGGAG GTATCGGATTTAGTATGATTTATGTATCTGCAGTGTTAATACCAGGATTTTATTTCGATAAGTGGAGAGCACTTGCAACGGGTATAGCCGTATGCGGATCTGGAATAGGAACGTTTGTACTTGCTccattaaatgcatttttggtAGAAAACTATGGTTGGCGAGTTACCATTATGGTCCAAGCAG ggctCGCATTGAGTTGTGCTGTCGCAGGTATACTTTTCCGTCCATTAAAACCGACCATAGTCGAAGTACCGACTATTAATCCGGTTGTGATGGAGCCAAAAATACCCGAAGACGAACCTCTGTTGATGAAAAACGGTACTGACGAGAGAAAGATGTCGTTAGACAGTAAACACAACACCGCCAAAATCGGAGCTCCGACGGCCGAAGAAATTTACAATCACTTGTCGGGTCGCCAAACACCCGAACCTCGGCCCATCAGTATATCGTGTCATTCGCTCAACACCCACAATCAGTACCTGAAGGATAGGTTGTCGCCCGATTTACCGGAAAAGAAATTATCCGCTGTCAGTCTGAGGAGGCCGTCTGTATCGGCGCATTTGATGGACAGGGACGACCGATTTTTCGGTGGAAGTCTGTCCAGACTACCGCAATATTCGTCACAG GTGAGCTCGTTGAACTACGCAATGTCGGTGACGAGAATACCGGCCTGGAACGACGCTGAAGAGGGAGATGACGAAGAACCTTGTTCAAAGAATAATTCGTTACGGAGAAACATGAAAAAGTATTACAAATCGGCTATGCACACACTAACGACGATGTTGGATTTTTCCATTTTGTCCTCTCCGTCCTTCTTCGTGCTGACGTGCAGTGGTTTTTTGACACTGTTGGGATTTTTCGTTCCGTTCTTGTACCTTACCG AAAAAGCCATCAGTATGGGCATGGACAGAAAAATAGCAGTGTGGCTGGTATCTACGATCGGTCTGACAAACACGTTCGGGAGAGTGATTTGTGGTTGGATATCCAGTTACGAATCCGTCGATGCGATCGTGTTGAACAACGCGTCTCTCACGTTTGGAGGCCTCTACACCATCTTGTTACCTTTTCTCCCATACTCGATGGTCTCATACTATTTGTACGCATCGCTGTTCGGATTCTCTATGG ctTGCTTTGCGTCTTTGAGATCAACCATGATAGTCGAACTAACCGGTCTTGAATTACTTACAAATGCTTTCGGTGTCCTGTTGATGTTCCAAGGAGTAGCAGCAGCCGTCGGATCTCCGTTATTGG GGTTATTCAAAGACTGGACTGGAACCTACGACGTGTCGTTTTATTTATCCGGGATAATATTGACTGCATCGGCGGTTATATGCTATCCGCTTAGAAGGATCAAAAAGTGGGAAGATAATCGAAAACTAAAGCAACCCAACAGCGTCTGA